From one Solanum lycopersicum chromosome 12, SLM_r2.1 genomic stretch:
- the LOC138340254 gene encoding uncharacterized mitochondrial protein AtMg00810-like: MKKFGYRQSNSDHTLFIKRANQKITCLIIYVDDMIITGDDEEEIVTLKGKLFQEFEMKDLGNLKYFLGIEVLRSTQGIFIHQRKYILDLLTETGMLGSKPADTPIVANHGLQVIEGAKATDKEQYQKIVGKLIYLAHTRPDIAYAVGIVSRFMHLPQIHHMTAVMRILRYLKGTSSTGIYFGKNDSLDIIAYTDADWAGDRDERKSTSGYFTLVGGNLVTWRSKKQKVVALSSAEAEFRGIVKGITEILWIRKLLNELGFPQKTACKTKHVEVDRHFIKDKLEDKVIKLPFVRSKDQLADILTKAVSTEAFSNVLRKLSIGNPSAQLEGECRKYPYLAK, from the exons ATGAAGAAATTTGGGTACAGACAGAGTAATTCTGATCATACTTTATTCATAAAAAGGGCAAATCAGAAAATCACCTGTCTAAttatatatgtagatgatatgatCATCACCGGAGATGATGAGGAAGAAATTGTTACCTTAAAGGGGAAGTTGTTTCaggaatttgagatgaaagatctaGGAAACTTAAAGTACTTTCTTGGTATAGAAGTCTTAAGATCCACGCAAGGGATCTTTATTCACCAACGAAAGTATATTCTCGATCTTTTAACTGAAACTGGAATGTTAGGTAGTAAACCGGCTGACACTCCAATTGTAGCAAATCATGGCCTTCAGGTCATAGAAGGGGCAAAGGCGACTGACAAAGAGCAATATCAGAAGATTGTAGGGAAACTCATCTATCTAGCCCACACAAGACcagatattgcatatgcagtagggATAGTGAGTAGATTCATGCATCTACCTCAAATACATCACATGACAGCAGTAATGAGGATTCTGAGGTATCTAAAGGGTACAAGCAGCACCGGGATCTACTTTGGAAAAAATGATAGCCTCGATATAATTGCCTACACCGATGCAGATTGGGCCGGAGACCGAGATGAAAGGAAATCCACTTCTGGATACTTCACCTTGGTAGGAGGGAATCTTGTCACTTGGAGAAGCAAGAAGCAAAAGGTTGTAGCCCTGTCAAGTGCGGAAGCTGAGTTCAGAGGAATTGTGAAAGGAATAACTGAAATCCTATGGATTAGGAAACTGCTAAATGAACTCGGTTTTCCTCAGAAAACAGCCTGCAA AACAAAACATGTTGAGGTTGATCGACACTTCATCAAAGACAAGTTAGAAGACAAAGTTATCAAACTTCCATTTGTTCGATCAAAAGATCAACTGGCAGACATCCTAACCAAGGCTGTTAGTACTGAAGCTTTCAGCAATGTCTTGCGCAAGTTGAGCATTGGAAATCCGAGTGCAcaacttgagggggagtgtaGAAAATATCCATATTTAGCAAAATAA